The Rahnella aquatilis CIP 78.65 = ATCC 33071 genomic sequence TACCAGCGGGAATGCGCCTGCGCGCATGTCTTCTCCCCCCGCGATCGCTATCCATCAGGTGTCCCATTTCTTTGGGAGCAACCAGGTACTCAATCACGTCAATTTATCCGTGCCCGAAGGCACTATCCTCGCCCTGCTTGGCCCTTCCGGCTGCGGGAAAAGTACGCTGCTGAAAATGCTGGCCGGGCTGCTGCATCCGGTGTCGGGGCAGATCAGTTTCGATGGCGAAATCGTCGCCAGCGGGAAACTCAGCGTGCCGCCGGAAAAACGCAATCTCGGCATGGCGTTTCAGGATTACGCTTTGTGGCCACACATGACCGTGCGCCAGAACGTCGCGTTCCCGTTGCAGATGCGCGGTATCCGTGGCGCGGCGCAGCAGGAGAAAGTGATGGCCGCGCTGGAACGTGTCGGGCTGGCAGATTTTGCCTCAAGACGCCCTTCTGAACTTTCCGGAGGGCAGCAACAGCGTGTGGCGCTGGCACGGGCGATCGTGGCCGAGCCGCGCATTTTGCTGTTCGACGAGCCGCTGTCGAATCTTGATCGTGATTTACGCGAAAGCCTGTGTGATGAAATGGCGACATTATTGCGCCAGCTCGGCACCACGGCGGTGTATGTCACCCACGATCAGCATGAAGCCCGCACACTTGCACACCGCATTGCGCGCATGGACAAAGGCACGATCCTCAGCATTGACCAGACTGATCCTTCCGTTGTTTCACCTTTTGTTGCTTAACCTTTGATGGAATGAAAATGATGACCCGCATACACAATAAAAGCACCCACAGCTTTTCCCGTACCAAAACAGGCGTAATGACCGCAATGACTCTTTCTCTCACAATGGCAGCTGGCAGCGCTCAGGCGCTGACGCTCTATACCGCCGGGCCGGGTTCTCTGGCAAAAAAACTGGCAGCAGGCTATGAAAAACAAACCGGCGTAAAAGTCGATGTGTTCCAGGCAACAACCGGCAAAGTGATGGCTCGCCTGGAAGCCGAACAGGCCAATCCGCGCGCCGACGTGCTTATCTCAGCATCCTGGGATACCGCCACCGATCTTGAACAGCGCGGCTGGTTGCTCGGATACCAAAGCCCGAATGCGGCACAGGTTCCTGCGCAATTCAAAACGCCGTATTACGTCGCACAGGGGATTTCCGCACTGGGTATCGTATGGAATACCAAAAGTGGGACTACCGAGCCTAAAGACTGGGGCGATTTAGCCAAACCGGAATTCAAAGACAAAGTGAC encodes the following:
- a CDS encoding ABC transporter ATP-binding protein — its product is MIIPAHTSGNAPARMSSPPAIAIHQVSHFFGSNQVLNHVNLSVPEGTILALLGPSGCGKSTLLKMLAGLLHPVSGQISFDGEIVASGKLSVPPEKRNLGMAFQDYALWPHMTVRQNVAFPLQMRGIRGAAQQEKVMAALERVGLADFASRRPSELSGGQQQRVALARAIVAEPRILLFDEPLSNLDRDLRESLCDEMATLLRQLGTTAVYVTHDQHEARTLAHRIARMDKGTILSIDQTDPSVVSPFVA